One window of the Conexibacter sp. SYSU D00693 genome contains the following:
- the atpA gene encoding F0F1 ATP synthase subunit alpha, with the protein MQINPDEITSILKSRIEGLDQGQAELTEVGTVLSVADGIARIHGLENCMSFEMLELPHDVTGLALNLESDNVGAVLFGPWEKIVEGDTVKRTGRLLEIPVGEQMLGRIVSPLGIPLDGKGDIATEETRPAEFKAPGVVARQSVSEPMQTGLKAIDSMIPIGRGQRELVIGDRQTGKTAICIDTIINNKDSDLVFVYVAIGQRMSTVVGLAETLAENGALDKTIIVAAPADEAAPIKFLAPYAGAAMAEYFLYKGGHAVAFYDDLTKHAYAYRQMSLLLRRPPGREAYPGDVFYLHSRLLERAVKLNDQLGGGSMTALPIIETQAGDVSAYIPTNVISITDGQIFLEPKLFNSGVRPAINVGISVSRVGGSAQISPMKKVAGRLRLELSQFRELEAFAQFGSDLDADTQRTLARGERLVKTLNQNEREPLAVEDQVIQVYAATNGYLDRISVDRVEEFLEGLTQRAHSEGADLLKSIAGGDWSDGTQDAVKKLVGDFADDFGHDLDEEGLPSGDDEPGARSEQSSEESAESEESETAGAAA; encoded by the coding sequence ATGCAGATCAACCCCGACGAGATCACCTCCATCCTCAAGTCCCGCATCGAGGGGCTCGACCAGGGGCAGGCCGAGCTGACCGAGGTCGGCACCGTGCTGTCCGTCGCGGACGGCATCGCCCGCATCCACGGCCTCGAGAACTGCATGTCGTTCGAGATGCTCGAGCTCCCGCACGACGTGACGGGCCTCGCGCTGAACCTCGAGTCCGACAACGTCGGCGCCGTGCTCTTCGGCCCGTGGGAGAAGATCGTCGAGGGCGACACGGTCAAGCGCACCGGCCGCCTGCTCGAGATCCCCGTCGGTGAGCAGATGCTCGGCCGCATCGTCTCGCCGCTGGGCATCCCGCTCGACGGCAAGGGCGACATCGCCACGGAGGAGACCCGCCCGGCCGAGTTCAAGGCCCCGGGCGTCGTCGCGCGTCAGTCGGTCTCCGAGCCGATGCAGACGGGCCTCAAGGCGATCGACTCGATGATCCCGATCGGCCGCGGCCAGCGCGAGCTCGTGATCGGCGACCGCCAGACCGGCAAGACCGCGATCTGCATCGACACGATCATCAACAACAAGGACTCCGACCTGGTCTTCGTCTACGTGGCGATCGGCCAGCGCATGTCCACCGTCGTCGGCCTGGCCGAGACGCTCGCCGAGAACGGCGCCCTGGACAAGACGATCATCGTCGCGGCCCCGGCCGACGAGGCGGCGCCGATCAAGTTCCTGGCCCCGTACGCGGGCGCCGCCATGGCGGAGTACTTCCTCTACAAGGGCGGGCACGCGGTCGCGTTCTACGACGACCTCACCAAGCACGCCTACGCGTACCGGCAGATGTCGCTGCTGCTGCGCCGCCCGCCGGGCCGCGAGGCGTACCCGGGCGACGTCTTCTACCTCCACAGCCGCCTGCTCGAGCGCGCGGTCAAGCTCAACGACCAGCTCGGCGGCGGGTCGATGACGGCGCTGCCGATCATCGAGACGCAGGCCGGCGACGTGTCGGCCTACATCCCGACGAACGTCATCTCGATCACCGACGGGCAGATCTTCCTCGAGCCCAAGCTCTTCAACTCGGGCGTGCGCCCGGCGATCAACGTCGGCATCTCGGTGTCGCGCGTGGGCGGCTCGGCGCAGATCTCCCCGATGAAGAAGGTCGCGGGCCGCCTGCGCCTGGAGCTCTCGCAGTTCCGCGAGCTCGAGGCGTTCGCCCAGTTCGGCTCCGACCTCGACGCCGACACCCAGCGCACGCTGGCCCGCGGTGAGCGCCTGGTCAAGACGCTCAACCAGAACGAGCGCGAGCCGCTGGCCGTCGAGGACCAGGTCATCCAGGTCTACGCCGCGACCAACGGCTACCTCGACCGCATCTCCGTCGACCGCGTCGAGGAGTTCCTCGAGGGCCTGACCCAGCGCGCCCACAGCGAGGGCGCCGACCTCCTGAAGTCGATCGCCGGCGGCGACTGGTCCGACGGCACGCAGGACGCGGTCAAGAAGCTCGTGGGCGACTTCGCCGACGACTTCGGCCACGACCTCGACGAGGAGGGCCTGCCCAGCGGCGACGACGAGCCGGGCGCGCGGTCCGAGCAGTCCTCCGAGGAGTCCGCGGAGTCCGAGGAGTCCGAGACGGCCGGCGCCGCGGCCTAG
- the atpH gene encoding ATP synthase F1 subunit delta, whose product MEEIAQVYARSLFEVAKSQDKLDLVREQLGQLSEALDQNRELSVFFFSPYFSTEEKKDGLSRVVEGADDTVRNFLELLVEKHRMPVVHRIRRVFDSLWEEENRLLPVQITSAIELDEATVRSIGDRIGEQTGRKVELTTKVDGDVLGGLVLQVGNQVLDASIRNRLDNLRRNVAKAA is encoded by the coding sequence ATGGAAGAGATCGCCCAGGTCTACGCCCGCTCGCTGTTCGAGGTCGCCAAGTCCCAGGACAAGCTCGACCTCGTCCGCGAGCAGCTCGGCCAGCTCAGCGAGGCCCTCGACCAGAACCGCGAGCTGTCGGTGTTCTTCTTCTCGCCCTACTTCTCCACCGAGGAGAAGAAGGACGGGCTGAGCCGGGTCGTCGAGGGGGCCGACGACACGGTGCGCAACTTCCTCGAGCTGCTCGTGGAGAAGCACCGCATGCCGGTCGTACACCGCATCCGGCGCGTCTTCGACTCCCTGTGGGAGGAGGAGAACCGCCTGCTGCCGGTGCAGATCACCAGCGCCATCGAGCTCGACGAGGCGACCGTCCGCTCCATCGGCGATCGCATCGGCGAGCAGACCGGCCGCAAGGTCGAGCTCACCACGAAGGTCGACGGCGACGTCCTCGGCGGCCTGGTCCTCCAGGTCGGCAACCAGGTCCTCGACGCCTCGATCCGCAACCGCCTCGACAACCTCCGCAGGAACGTGGCCAAGGCCGCCTAG
- the atpF gene encoding F0F1 ATP synthase subunit B, producing MLTSLTTLIPLAATAEGEEEGGSFLVEPGVGLMLWTLLVFGIAMVLLSRLAWPKIAEALDKRQRAIEESIDAAERTKKESADLLEEYRERLKEARTQAEDIVARARRAGEEHQRESQEKAKVQREELMEQTRRDIEAETRRAIQEIRREVADLTVAATEKVTRKTLTEDDQRRLVEEALSELDFSSLSKN from the coding sequence ATGCTCACGTCCCTGACCACGCTGATCCCGCTCGCGGCCACCGCCGAGGGCGAGGAGGAGGGCGGCAGCTTCCTGGTCGAGCCCGGCGTCGGGCTCATGCTCTGGACGCTGCTCGTCTTCGGCATCGCGATGGTCCTGCTCTCCCGGCTGGCGTGGCCGAAGATCGCCGAGGCGCTCGACAAGCGCCAGCGCGCGATCGAGGAGTCCATCGACGCCGCGGAGCGGACCAAGAAGGAGTCCGCCGACCTGCTCGAGGAGTACCGCGAGCGCCTCAAGGAGGCCCGGACGCAGGCCGAGGACATCGTCGCGCGCGCCCGGCGCGCCGGCGAGGAGCACCAGCGCGAGAGCCAGGAGAAGGCCAAGGTCCAGCGGGAGGAGCTCATGGAGCAGACCCGCCGCGACATCGAGGCCGAGACCCGTCGCGCCATCCAGGAGATCCGCCGTGAGGTCGCCGACCTCACGGTGGCCGCCACCGAGAAGGTCACGCGCAAGACGCTGACCGAGGACGACCAGCGCCGCCTCGTGGAGGAGGCGCTGAGCGAGCTCGACTTCTCGTCCCTCTCCAAGAACTAG
- the atpE gene encoding ATP synthase F0 subunit C produces MDLSVITTIAQAGAELEAAGGDAGKAIALGLGGGLGAAGAGVGIGYIFGKVIESVTRQPEMRDEITGIQWLGFALTEACVFYGLVAGLLAFFL; encoded by the coding sequence ATGGACCTCTCCGTCATCACCACGATCGCCCAGGCGGGCGCTGAGCTCGAGGCCGCCGGCGGCGACGCGGGCAAGGCGATCGCGCTGGGTCTGGGCGGCGGCCTGGGCGCCGCGGGCGCCGGCGTCGGCATCGGCTACATCTTCGGCAAGGTCATCGAGTCGGTGACCCGCCAGCCGGAGATGCGCGACGAGATCACCGGCATCCAGTGGCTGGGCTTCGCGCTCACCGAGGCGTGCGTGTTCTACGGCCTCGTGGCCGGCCTGCTCGCCTTCTTCCTCTAG
- the atpB gene encoding F0F1 ATP synthase subunit A has protein sequence MSSTRSKVFLGLGLYFALVVAFVLIFGSSGENEAFQPQNEFKLDDWIDLGIFSINKAVLYIVAAGVLTVATMLYVANRMQARPNRVQTVVEMLYGLMRENITNGNLEDPKMARKWFPFIATIFLFIWFSNLIGYLPLPTNTEHKVDIFGLDVPAFALYAATANLSVPLVLALVVWVAYNVEGIRAKGFIGYMKSLIPAGVPGPLKGPLFFLELFSNIMRLMSLSVRLFANILAGHLIILFMGGALAVLLGSAAIGILTFPMGVVLFLFEVGLVATLQAFIFATLTAIYLGGAVAESH, from the coding sequence ATGAGCAGCACCCGCAGCAAGGTGTTCCTTGGCCTGGGCCTGTACTTCGCCCTGGTCGTCGCCTTCGTCCTCATCTTCGGCTCCAGCGGCGAGAACGAGGCGTTCCAGCCCCAGAACGAGTTCAAGCTCGACGACTGGATCGACCTGGGGATCTTCTCGATCAACAAGGCGGTCCTCTACATCGTCGCCGCCGGCGTGCTGACCGTCGCGACGATGCTCTACGTCGCCAACCGCATGCAGGCGCGCCCCAACCGGGTGCAGACCGTCGTCGAGATGCTCTACGGGCTGATGCGCGAGAACATCACGAACGGCAACCTCGAGGACCCGAAGATGGCCCGGAAGTGGTTCCCGTTCATCGCGACGATCTTCCTCTTCATCTGGTTCTCGAACCTCATCGGCTACCTGCCGCTGCCGACGAACACCGAGCACAAGGTCGACATCTTCGGGCTCGACGTGCCGGCCTTCGCGCTCTACGCCGCCACCGCGAACCTCAGCGTCCCGCTGGTGCTCGCCCTGGTCGTGTGGGTCGCCTACAACGTCGAGGGCATCCGCGCCAAGGGCTTCATCGGCTACATGAAGTCGCTCATCCCCGCGGGCGTGCCCGGCCCGCTCAAGGGCCCGCTGTTCTTCCTCGAGCTCTTCTCGAACATCATGCGGCTCATGTCGCTCTCCGTGCGACTGTTCGCGAACATCCTCGCGGGCCACCTGATCATCCTCTTCATGGGCGGCGCGCTGGCCGTCCTGCTCGGCAGCGCCGCCATCGGCATCCTCACGTTCCCGATGGGCGTCGTGCTCTTCCTCTTCGAGGTGGGCCTCGTCGCGACGCTGCAGGCGTTCATCTTCGCCACCCTGACTGCCATCTACCTCGGCGGCGCGGTCGCCGAGTCCCACTAG